The Coffea arabica cultivar ET-39 chromosome 10e, Coffea Arabica ET-39 HiFi, whole genome shotgun sequence region TTCTGAAtttgtattttcatgaattcattTTACACTCTAAAATGATttcccgcccaatacccaaatctattttctacatatttttttcctttaattcattttttattttttaaataactttaatattttttatttcttaaatttcttttagtcttattgtgaatttttatttttatgaattCATTTTACACTCTAGAATGATTTACACTCTAGAACGATCAacaattacttcaaaaagacGTAACATTTTGATAAGAATGAATGTATCTTCTGCCTGgacaaaaccaaaagaaaagttGAGAGGGCTTAGAATGAATattttaatcttttctacattttgtaGCCCaaatgacaaaagaaaaaggaaaagttgaGAGGGGTTGGAGACCACTCCATCAAAGGACGAGCTCATTGGGTGCTGACTATTGAAGTTTGCttaaaatttttggattttaaaatattttgggaaGATATTTgggcccaatgggtacccaagtatttcctaacatttttcatcaattaatgggtacaattgGAATATGTCTtattttaaacccaatatcaaattaCAATATCCATTCCGCCCAAAGTCCCTTTGGGCATGGGTAGCCCATTGGGATTTGagacaaattgccacctctacatgtaagcataatatctaaatGCCAAATCCCAAGAAAGCTGttaaaacacataagcatgtaagatacataaacacacaaaatctatctattacaatggGAGACCTAACTAcaatttaaatagaaaaatacaataaaataaatctatctatcctatctattacattagcctatctagttacagtattttgcaaaaatattacCTATTTATTACATCTTGAGGTAATTAAATacctctcaaataattataaaattaactaaacgaacaataaagaattaaataaaattttaaataaataaataacaaaatcatGTAAAAACATATAAACAGATAGGAGTACGTACAAGCACATAAGAATACATAATCAAAATTTAAATGATAATAGGAGTAGTTCtcttttgaagtggtgactaaatgagATAAAGATGCCTTATGTATACTCAAAAACAATGAAAGGATCAGGGcatcaatttaattgaaaatataaaaaatgtaCTAGATTCACATTATTATGTtgaaaaaatataaacaaactCAAAACACTCAAAATTACAATTTAAATGCATGCAAGAGAAGCATAATTAACAACTAAAAGAAGGGAACAATTATAATTGAGGAATAAAAAACTATTAGGGATTAAATTGTAAAAATTAGAAAGTTTTTGAGgccaaaatataattttaaaaaaattaggaggtcaaaattaaataaaaataaagtttatcaaccaaaatgcaattaaattaagaaccaaaattaaaaatctaaaatttttgagtcataataaaattactcaaaagattaagggctaaattacaaaattcaatttCTGATTTGGGTAAAAtataaagaaacaaaattggGTCATCATTTTTAGTACATTGGGTTGGACTACTCTAGTCCAAAAGAAAAAACGCAAGCTAATTTATAAAAAAGCAAGCAAACCCAATAAAAATTGCAAAGCTTAAATATAGTGAAAATGTTGGGTTTAACAAGAAAGCCCAATCACAAGTCCAATAAGAAATAACAACACAAGtccaaatgaaaaaataaattccCAACCcactctcattttctttcctttttcttcctgctcttttttttttctttctttcttttctttttcttcttcttcttcccttctctcttcttctccttctctgGCTAGACCAAACTTCTCACCGGCGACCATGGCGGACGTCGGCAGCAACGCCGTTGCTGGCGACTTCTCCGttcacaaaaattcaccaacataCACCTCTCCACTCGATTTTTCACGTAAAATCCATTTCTAGCcttaatttttacaaaaaaaaaaagaacaaaaagaggtcaaaataGCAAATTACagtcaggttttttttttaaatcactcAAATCTTcataaaaaatcataaaatttataccaaaaCACTTCTCATGGATTCAAGAGTGCAGCTATGGCCTTagtatatcaaaaaaaaaaacaacaaaaaaacaataaattaaGGCAAAACAGCcctaaatgaagaaaaatatttcGTGCTTTTAAggctaaaaaaaatcaaaatttggagaAAAAAATGTCTTCAGACCATGAACCAGTTATAAGCATTTATTTTAGCAAAAATATACACGCAAAATTCACTTCTTTGACTTAGTTTTCATTGAGCCATTTTTTCAAACATGTGCTAAGCATAATGGATTTTGAACCCATTTCAAACAATTAGTCAGAATTAATCTCCAAAAACCTAAAGCCATTCAACCAAAACCCATGCACAATATGAATGCTGAAAAGAAGCAGAAAATATTCGTGGCCGacaaagggaaaaggaaaaacaaagacAAACGAAAAGGAAACGGACAAGGTCATAAAAGCATGTGCATGAAAAAAAAAGCCAATTAGTTTATGTCCTTATAACAGAAACATAAAATCAAATTCCAACCATTACACACTATCAAACAAACGAAATGAAAGTTGAACAATGAGAGATGACTTAATATGAAAATGGGAAcataagagaagaaaaaaaacctCAATGAAACGGTGAGGGACTTCCAATCGTGAGGACCAAGTTTTGGAGGAAAAGAAGTCCTGAAGTGAAACACTTCTCTTTTGCTTTCTTccacatttttttcttcttttttttttttttgagagaaagAGGGAGAGTCCAGAGAGAGGAGAGTTGTGGTGTGGAATTGTGTGTAtgagtgtttgtgtgtgtgggTGTGTCtgagagagaggagagggaaTGATTTTGTGTTAGTGTGTGATGGGGTGTTGTGAAAGTGAGAAGAAAGGGAGGCGAGGGAGAGTTTTTTCTTGTGAGTCAGTGTTGTGTCTTGTCttgaggggaaaagaaaaagagggagtTGAGGGGCTGAGAGTTGTTGTGCGATTAGGTTGGTAAATGATGGATTTTGtaccaaataaaaagaaagaggaatggGAGATTGAGTGTTAAAATGGGTTAATAGTGTATTGGTTGAAAAGGAAATGAAGGGAGTGTGTAGATTTTGTTAtggatttttttcttctttctttcttttctctctctctctctctctctctctctttttagacaaaaaaatcctacaaaaacaagaaaaatagaCATTCAAATGCATACAAATAAATGACCCTCTAAATAgacaaaaattcaagaaaatatcaaaaattgataaaaatttggtgtctgcACTTCCCCTCCATGCTTCAATTGGAGATTGATTCCACACGACCTTTGTAGGATTTCGATTGGGCAAATATACAACTGTATAAATGGGTTTAGCCCAAAATTCCTTTGGCAAGCCTTTGTCATGTAACATAAATTTTGTCATCTCCATCAtgctttgtttttttctttctgagactccattttgttgtggtGTGTAGCCAACGGTCAGCTGCCTTTTCGAACCTTCATCTTCACAAAATTTTTGGAATGCATAGTCCTTGCCATGATCACTCCTCAACTTCTTGATGTTATAGCCACtttgtttttcaaattattaataaaaatgatgaaatacTTGTTACTTCCTGGAGAAGTTGTCTTCATAGGTCCATAAATATCCGTTTGAACCAATTCCAAAATCTTCTCGGCTCGCCATGCAACTCCTTTAGGAAATGGTTGCCGGTGTTGTTTGCTAAGTGCATAACCTTCACAAACTTCATATTTCTCCTCAATTCTTGGTAAGCCATATGCCATCCCTTTTTGTTGAAACACTTTAAGGATATGAAAATTTAAATGGCCAAATCTCTTGTGTCACAACTATGAATTTTCATTGACATGTGCTTTCAAGGCTTGATTTCCACTATAATTGAATTTGATTAGGAAACTTCGGTTGATTTGTATTTGGATTTTCATCACAAGCTATCTaccattctttttttcataGATGTAGCACTCATAATCATCAAAGTTAAGTGCATATTTATGCTCAAGAAGCTgccaagacttttttttttttaggatatGTTGTCCAAGATTCAATAAATTTTGGTCTAAATTAAGAACAAACAAAACATCACGAATGAACTTTGTACCTTACTTGGTTGGGCACCAATTTTTCCCAATCCTTGTGGTTAAACTATgactccattttccatcttCACTTCAGTGTTTATAGATTCATCCAAGTCAACAAAATGAATTTATCTCTTGTCATATGATTGTTATAGCCGCTGTCAAGGTACCACATACTGTTCTTAACTTCATGGCCATGTGACAAACATAGAATAAGTTTCCTTCTCCTAGCTTGTCGATCTTGAATCTGCAATTCTTCTCAATATGGTCAAATCTTTTGCAATAGTAGCACTTTGGCTTGTCTTTGTACCAACAATTTTTCTCAAGGTGATTGGTCTTGCCACAATAGTTGCAAGGTTGTGAATTTTCAGCATTAAGGCCTCTTTGAAGGTTGTTTCTTCCTCTTCCACTTGAATTTCTACCTCGGCCTCTTCCACGGCCATATCTACCGCCTCTTTGTGAGTCTTCACCTCTTTGGTAGCTACAAGATGGATCTCGTTCATTGGTCTTAGGGCTGAAATTCAGTTTCAATTGGAAAGCACTTTCAACAGATTTTTCAGCATGTCTAGCTAACCTTCTCTCATGAGGTTTCAAGGATCCCATCAACTCTTGAACACTCATTGAAgaaatattttttgttttctcaaTTATGGACACCATTGGATCAAATTTTGAAGGCAAACTAACAAAAATCTTTGCAACAATTCTACTATCAGTAATCTCTTCACCAaaggttttcattttatttacaaTTGTGATGATTTTTGTGTAGTAATTTTGAATACTTTCATCATCACTTATCTTCAAATTTTCAAGATCTATTCTAAGAGTTTGAAGAGTAATATTATTTACCTTGAGATTCCCTTGGAACTGTTTTTGTAGAATCTCTTATGCTTCCTTGGCATGATCGGCTCCCATAATTCTTGAAAATATATCCAAACTCACACCTTGTTGGATGTGTGAAAGAGCTTTTGCATCCTTTTTCCTATACTTCTTGAGTGCCTTTAATTCTTGATTAGTGAGACCTTTTTCAATTTCCGGTTCTATATGGCCATTCTCTACATATTCCCACAAATTTTGTGATTTGAAAATTGTTCTCATTTTTATGTACCAATGATCATAGTGCTCACCAGAGAATATGAAAATTGGAAGACCATCGCTAGTATTATTGGCCATCTTGTATGGTTggaaatttctcaaatttttctggttttaggGGATGAACTAAGGTTATGAAACCTtggttctgataccaattttGTTGGATATTAGGTCAAAATTTGAGAAGAATATTTGGAAACAAGACTAGTTTcaattgtttctttctttcatttctttcacTCTTCTATTGCTTTGGAGCCTACAATGCcaatttataattataattgaTCATTCTAGATACACAGGGAAGATTTTCAACCACACTTACCAAAAACCTTCTTAATTTTCAACCTTCTAGATAAATAGAGAAGATTCCTCTTGCCAAACATCTCATTTACAAGCTTTCCAACTAATTGATTCAGTACATTATTCAACACACTTGGTGAAAGGAAAGTTTTACATTATCAAAGATATAGAAACAAAAATTATCAAAAGAGATTATAGCAGCTATATGTTGTTGGCAAGAGATAGGCAGATAGGCTCTATTAATGCAGAACAAAGAAGAGAACCCAAAGGAATCAAATCTTCAGCATCTCGATTTTAAGAATTCATTCGATGGAGCAGAAGAACAAAGCTAGTGAACATGAAATCCTGCAAATtgctttttttaatttcatagAAGATGATGCATTAAGAAATATATTTAGCAATTCAAGTCTGAACTGTCTGACTAACCTCTCAAAAGAAGCAACCACATAGCATCTTTACTTGGCAATCACCATTCTGGAGGATAAACGCTGAACTTAATCTTTTGCTGCCTTGATTCTTTAACCCTCTTAGGTTTGGTcccaaaaaattgaccaatgagaaaatagggtttttagCAACCCAATAAAGAtaataacaaatcaaataaatcaaatagaGAAATACAAAATTTTACGCGGTTTCATCGAACTGACTTACGTCTACGGGCGAAGGGATAGGAGATTTACTATAATAGAAAGAGAGTACACAAGTGAGAATACAAAACCTAAGAAATAATTCCAAGATTCAAAGGTACCTAAAACTAAAAATACGAAAGAATCTAAATAGCACAAAATACTTAACGGTCCAAAGACCCATAACTTATTCTTTTGGTTTGATGTCTAACCAAAACTCCTTTCAGACTGGGGCATGGGCCTTCCTAAAACTCTCTTGGATTGGTGAATATGGCACTTGAGCTAATGCTCTTAGTACACTTAAATTCACTTAAACCCACTGTatttataacaagtacaagaagAGATTTCTTTGTAAACTTTTGATATGGGATATAAAGACAAACTTAATAAATCGCCATCTTGGCGCGTATCCAACATCGATAAATAATAGATAAATAGCAAACACGCTCCATGTTCTCCATAAAAGTCCCAATGGTTTTCAACAAGCCACCAAAGTGCTAACAGATTTCAACGAGCCACCAATGAACCAAGATACAAAAGACTCAACAGGTCCCAACGGGCCAAAACTCACAAAAAGTTCAATATATCCCAATGGGTTAAAAGTCATGAACATAGTAATCTTGCTCCACCTTCTTTACAAAATTCTTAATGAGTTCCAACGGGTCAAATAACTCTTTTTCAAAACCCAACTGAACTCCAAcggaaaatttttttcttcactttctgtAAAGCTCAAAATTGATATTGATAGTTTGTTATTGTCATCAAGAACCAAAAATTTGAACCAAACCTAAACTTAAAACttgaaactctgataccaatttgacAGGTTTGGTCCTAGGAAATTGATCAACGAGAACAATATGGCTCTTGACAACCCAATAAAGACAATAATAAATCAAACAGAAAAACACAAAATTTTACATGGCTCGGCTGAACTAACCTACGTCCATGAGCGAAAAGGTAGCAGATTTACTATAGAGTGAATGGCCCAAAAGgtcactaaactattaaaaATGGCACCCTctggtcactaaactttttttgTGGCCGAAAAGGTCACTAAACTCGCAAAAACTCTCCAGCGAAgtcattttaccgaatttcagCGGTTCCTCATCCGGTAACATGGTCAATATGGAGTGGAAGAATATAGTAAAGGGGCAAAAATGTCAAACAAAATATGGTCAACCTTTTTTTCTCTCGCAAGTCGTGCCTTAGATCTAGAATTAGCTGAGTTCTCTTTTCATTTGTTGAAAGACAAATCTTCTCTCATCTATTCAAGGAAAAATCTCCTTCCATTTCATCCTGTCCAATGACTTATGGCAAGACGCAATAAACCGATTCCATTCTGCAAGTGCGGAACTAGAACTATTTTGAAGACCTCATGGACAGAAAGAAATCCAGCGCGAAGATTTATTGAATGTGCTCAAAATCAGGTAAGATAATTACTTAATGGATATTTGCGAGTTTACAAGATGGATAAAATGTAAATATTTGTTGCTGCAGGTTAGAGGGTGTGGATTTTGGGACTGGTAtgatgaagaaatttgtgaGAGAGCTAAGCAAGTAATACCTGGCCTGTTAAGAAGTAAGAACAAATTAGAAGCTGAGAATGAAGCTCTGCAAAAGGAGGTTCGGGGATGGCAAAGCAAAGCAAACGAGATGGCACTGGAGATAAAAAGACTAAAGGAGCaattggaaaaaaaacaaaggacaAGAAAGCTAGCAAAAAGTGTTTTTGTGATTGGGGTGGTTGTTACAGTGTGgttaatatggatgcatgagccAACAATGCCAAATTCGAAGAGGTTGCAAATTGCTAGTGTATGAAAGAAATGTTGCGAAATACTAGTTTGTAGAATGCAGAGATTTTGGATTGCTGGTATGTACAATGCAATTGTACTTAATGAAGCTAGTAATTGTGTTGACTTTGGATCTTTGAAAATGTTAATTATGAGTTCTGCTGTTGACTAATCAATTAATTTGACAAGAACAATAGCCCATTCCAATGATTAAGTAGTGAATGGCAAATAAAAGAGTCATTGCATTGGATCAGAATTGGTTGTATTACAATAGGTGGACAAAAGGTATGTTTGACTCCCACAAAATGGCAACAAAAAGCTATTACATTTTCCTGCCCAATGATCTACAAAAAGATTTACAAAAAGACTACAAAAGTTATTTAACAGTTTATCATTAAGTTGCACGTCCTCTTCCAAATGATCTTCCTGCCCAATTTCCAACCTTGAATGGTGGTTCTTTTCCCAAATATGCATAATTGGCATTGATCGCACCCTTTTCGGCATCCgtcaattttctctttttttggaCCACCCTTTTCTGCGTATTATCAGTAGATGCAGCCGGACGAGGATCTTTTTGACTTGTTGTTGTTCTGGGAGCATCTGGTCGAGTTCGCCGGACCTGATCACAAAAACCAAATAACATTTCACTCAGTTATTCCAAGAACTACAATTACAATATACAATAGTTAGAAAGGTTGATAGCTAACAGGGGTCTTTATCTTTCTAATTTGCCTCTTATTAGTTGGACTGGCAATCGTCCTCAACATCTCTGTTGGATTACTAGTGTCACCTTCGGCAGCAACATTTGCTCCTTCCATTGATTGTTGTGCACCTTCTAAAGTTGATGGCTGAACAGCAATATTATcatattgttggaaaaaattGCCAACTTGAACGTCAACATTTTCAGCATTCTGTTCACCAGATTCATGCATAACACTCTCTTCTCTAGATTTGGGAACAGCATCCTCTTCACTACAACCCGGAGCTACAAATTTGTTTGGTTGGCCAGTTGCATTTTGCTGTCTTAAATGCTCAGTTTCAGCACCATCTTGAGCTTTGCATGTAGCTCGATTATGACCTGCCAAACCACAGTTTCTACAATGCATAACAAcatgttttttcattttgtggACAGTTGCATTTTGTGACCCAGAGTGGCTTCTATTCTCTGTAACATCTTTTCTTCTTGCCTTTCTAGGTCTTCCCGCTTGCACACATGGTATTGGGGGGCCTAACACCGGATTTGTACTAGTTGGCCAAAGTGCTTTTCCACTGATAGGGTAGAGGACATTctcataaatttttaaaaatagttcCCTGGAGTAACACCCATCAGTATACATGCACGGGTCCTCATTCATTCTATGAAGTGCTGCAATGGAATGGCAGCATGGCAGGCCACTAACTTGCCATAAATTACAAGTACATGTTCTTTCTTGTACATATACAGCATATTGTTCCCCTTTAGGCCCTTTGACTTGATAACCCCCATCACCATTTGCCACAGTTTTCCATTTCCTAGACTGTTTTGCCCTCTCTTCAATCAACTCCTTAATAGTTGGACCAACAGCACCAGGGCATTTTTTCATCCAAACCGCCCTATCTCCTATTCTACCCATTAAATACTCCCTAATTCCTTCCATCATTCCAATAATAGGTAAATCCCTGTATTctaatatttttgcattaaacgTCTCACAGAGATTATTAACTAACATATCAGATTTAACATGATGAGGAAAGAATGCCTTACACCAATGCTGTGGTGGTGGTGCCCTTTTGACCCATGCATATGCAAGCTGGTCATACTCTTTCAAGTCATCAAGTTCTGCCTCATACAACTCAACAGTTGTAGCTGTTGCAATGCTCCATAGTCTATCTTTTAAAATCTGCCCAGGatgttttttcttgaaatttctgtaCATGTGTTGAACACAGAATCTGTGTTCACAATATGGAAGAAGTTCCAAAAGTGCACTATCAAGCCCCTACAATAACAAATTGTGAAAAATTGGTCAACTCTAATAAACCAAATAGTAACTAATATCAACAATAATGATAAGATATGAGTGCTTCACCTTTTGTTGGTCCGAAATAAATGTGTAATGACTGCTGGCAGTGGCTATTTGCAAGTCTTTAATCAATAAGCTCAGAAACCAATGCCACTGCTCTCTTGCCTCCTTTTCAACAACAGCCCAAGCAATGGGCCACCATCCATTATTGGGATCTGGCCCAATAGCTGTCAACAATTGTCCCGGATATGCTCCTTTTGTGTGACACCCATCAAGTGCTATAATGGGCCTACAACCCTCATTAAACCCCTTTTTGAGAGGTCCTAAACAGCAATAGAATCTGGTAAATGTAGGTCTCTCATCAGGATCATTTCTCGGATTGTATTGAATGTCAATTGTTGTATTTGGATGGGTCCTCTGTAATTCAGCAGCATATTCCCAAACAAAAGCATATTGTTCTGCTACACTTCCCTTAATATTCTTCCTAGCCTTAGTCCTTGCCTTGTAAGCCATACTTCTACTAATCTCACACTTATATTGTTCATCCACAACCTGTCTAATTTGCTTTGCTGGCATATACATATTTGACTTTATTTGATCTTCATATCTGTTTGCCAGCCAAGAGGTAGACATGTGTTTATTTTTCCAGGCATGACTGCAATGATTGTGAACATCATTCAATGTCTTCAAAACAAAATCTGAGTTGTTCAATGCTGGAACTTTAGAAGCATACACAAACCACGGACAGGGTGCCACACATTTTGCCCTCAATCTAGATTTGTCATTTGTGTACATAAATACGGGTCTCCCAGTAAGAATCGAGTAATTCCTAATAGCTTCTCTAAACAGACCCTTACTTCCAAATTTCATACCAACCTCAAATTCAGGATTTTTCATAAACTTCTCCATATCAAAGTTAGTATAATTCATGTTTACCTCTTGGATTTCCTCGTCAGACGACCCATTATTGCTGTTGAGTTCCATCTCcattccatcattcaaaagtGGATTTTCATTGCTAGCATTAGTTGCCCGTGTTTGCTGTGTAGTTTGGGGGCCACGGTCTTCACTTTCCCGTGTAGTTTCAGCAGCTGTGACATCACCTTTCCATTTGCTGCTCAACCTAGAACTCCTCCtcaaatttgtaatttttgatgCTTGAGTTCCTGCTTGGCTAGGTTGCTCACTTGGCTGCCTTTCACTATCTCCTTCGCCAAtatcaatttcattttctaGCTGCCTTTCACTTGACTCAGCATGAGTTTCATGTGGTTGACCACATTGTGTTGGAGGCTGCTGCATACTTTGTGTTTCATACATTTCATCGTCCCGATAATAATCTGTGTATTGTTCAAATTCCCTCGCATCACATGTTCCATCCCCATCATCACACTCGCCTCCTTCTCCCTCATTTTCACCATCTCCAGAAGTTGAGTGCAAGCCTGCTGTAATTGTAGATGCATCACCTTGGTCAATAGCTTCATGCACtgctttttttttgtatagTGCTATCCTTCCACTCTAAAGCAGCAAATGATCGTGTACGGAATCTACCCTTTTTCTTCACAGATTTACTATTACACGCATTCATTGTTTGACGTTCCTCCCCATCATCAATTTCCTCAACGATCACTGTAGACTTGCGCACATCCGGTGGCTCTACGATGGTCTTTGTTTGAATTTTTAACACCTCATCATCTGGAACATGGTCGCATATCACTTCCATCAACTTGAACTGCTCCACCCAACTACAAAACTGTCTGATATGTTCGTCAGTTTGGAGTTCTTTCAATCCATTGTTGATATCACTTCTTGGATCAAGATAATAGTACAATATGACATCCTTGTTGTAGCCACACTCTTTCACCATATCATTAATCTCATGCAATGACATTGTATCACCATCACAAAGATCAAAATAGTCTACCTCTCCACCAACATAACTCTTATATTTATCCCCTTCAATTCTACCACCATGCCGCATCTTAACTGTAAATAATGAGCATCCATGCTCTGCATCACAAAGATCAAATAGTTGCAGGTATTGTTAATTGATAGATCGATATccaatcttttaataaaaactacaatctgaaattaatttttaagTCTTCAATACAGGTTCATTTCTAATTCCCACACAAAACCTTAATATTATACAGCAGTTAGTCAACAAATACaataaatttcacattttttcTGCCTAATTAATTTAGTTTAACGATATGCGAATGTAGGACCCCTTGTAACCTACTATGACGACAAAAGGGAGGACCATTCTCTCTTGTCCCTTTCATGCCCCCTTTGTTATATATAAAATAACccattaaaccctaaaacctcTTCGACATTTTTGCATTTCGTATTAACATTTTCAGACTTTGCACTATCTTTTACCAACATTCTTCTTcaccaaaataaattttttaataacttacCATACATCGTGTACGGGTCAGCATACTCATCCCTTGGTCGCTTCACCCACTTCATTGAAATCACCAGCTTCACAATTTCCTCGGCTACTCTTGTTTTTTAGATGGGTTTAGGCTGTAACTCGAAGAGGTTTGCTATTCTGATTTGGTTTACAGGTGGTCAAAGTCACTTTTTTTACTGCCGGAGAAGACGAAGTCAATCTATGGgttcaaaagtggtttgggATTGAGACAATCTATGGCTTCACCTATTCCAATAATCTTTTGGACATTTTTGCCCCTTTACTATATTCCTCCACTCCATATTGACCATGTTACCGGATGAGGAACCGctgaaattcggtaaaatgacTTCGCTGGAGAGTTTTTGCGAGTTTAGTGACCTTTTCGGCCAcaaaaaaagtttagtgaccagAGGGTGCCATttttaatagtttagtgacCTTTTGGGCCATTCACTCTTTACTATAATAGAAAGAGAGTACAAAAGTGAGAGTACAAAACCTAGGAAATAATTCCAAGGCTCAAATGCACCTaaaactgaaaatacaaaagagactAAATAAGTCTAAAAGCATAGAATTTGCTCTTTGGTTTGATGCCTAACCAAAACTTCTTTCAAACTAGAGCATGGGCCTCCTTAAAACTCTCTTAGACTAGTGCATAAGACATTTGGGCTGATGTTCTTAGCACATTTAAATTCACTTAAACCCACTATATCTATAACAAC contains the following coding sequences:
- the LOC140014977 gene encoding uncharacterized protein, whose translation is MYETQSMQQPPTQCGQPHETHAESSERQLENEIDIGEGDSERQPSEQPSQAGTQASKITNLRRSSRLSSKWKGDVTAAETTRESEDRGPQTTQQTRATNASNENPLLNDGMEMELNSNNGSSDEEIQEVNMNYTNFDMEKFMKNPEFEVGMKFGSKGLFREAIRNYSILTGRPVFMYTNDKSRLRAKCVAPCPWFVYASKVPALNNSDFVLKTLNDVHNHCSHAWKNKHMSTSWLANRYEDQIKSNMYMPAKQIRQVVDEQYKCEISRSMAYKARTKARKNIKGSVAEQYAFVWEYAAELQRTHPNTTIDIQYNPRNDPDERPTFTRFYCCLGPLKKGFNEGCRPIIALDGCHTKGAYPGQLLTAIGPDPNNGWWPIAWAVVEKEAREQWHWFLSLLIKDLQIATASSHYTFISDQQKGLDSALLELLPYCEHRFCVQHMYRNFKKKHPGQILKDRLWSIATATTVELYEAELDDLKEYDQLAYAWVKRAPPPQHWCPANSTRCSQNNNKSKRSSSGCIY